Proteins co-encoded in one Bacteroidota bacterium genomic window:
- the glyA gene encoding serine hydroxymethyltransferase: MKRDDKIFELIEKEHQRQLKGIELIASENFVSDQVMEAMGSYLTNKYAEGLPGKRYYGGCQVVDEVEQLAIDRAKKLFHAEWANVQPHSGAQANASVMFAILKPGDTILGLDLSHGGHLTHGSPVNYSGVLYHAVAYGVNEETGRVDYDMMEKVALQEKPKLIIGGASAYSRDWDYKRMREIADKVGAILMADISHPAGLIATGLLNPPFPYCHIVTTTTHKTLRGPRGGMILVGKDFENPWGIKTPKGQLKTMSALLDSAVFPGIQGGPLEHVIAAKAVAFGEDLSDSYKSYMQQVKKNAAVMAKAFMDKGYKVISGGTDNHCMLIDLRTKFPDITGKMAENTLVKADITLNKNMVPFDSRSPFQTSGIRVGTPAITTRGIKEDLIVTIVDFIDEILTNIDDEKVINRVRAQVNKMMENLPLFAY, encoded by the coding sequence ATGAAGCGAGACGACAAAATATTTGAATTAATTGAAAAAGAGCATCAGCGGCAATTGAAAGGCATAGAACTGATTGCTTCCGAAAATTTTGTTAGTGATCAGGTGATGGAAGCCATGGGATCGTATCTAACCAATAAATATGCGGAAGGTTTACCCGGTAAACGTTATTATGGCGGTTGCCAGGTTGTTGATGAAGTTGAGCAGCTGGCTATTGACCGTGCCAAAAAGCTTTTTCATGCCGAATGGGCCAATGTACAGCCTCATTCAGGGGCTCAGGCTAATGCTTCTGTGATGTTTGCCATCTTGAAGCCGGGGGATACCATTTTGGGACTGGATCTTTCCCACGGAGGTCACTTGACTCATGGCTCGCCGGTTAATTATTCAGGTGTTTTGTATCACGCAGTAGCTTATGGAGTAAATGAAGAAACCGGAAGAGTGGATTATGACATGATGGAAAAAGTTGCTCTTCAGGAAAAGCCGAAATTAATTATAGGAGGGGCTTCTGCTTATTCCCGCGACTGGGATTATAAGCGTATGCGTGAGATTGCCGACAAGGTGGGTGCTATTTTGATGGCTGATATTTCGCATCCTGCCGGTTTGATTGCCACCGGTTTGTTGAATCCTCCTTTTCCCTATTGCCATATTGTTACCACCACCACCCATAAGACATTACGTGGCCCGCGTGGGGGCATGATTCTGGTTGGTAAGGATTTTGAGAATCCCTGGGGTATCAAAACCCCCAAAGGCCAGCTCAAGACCATGTCGGCTTTGCTTGATTCAGCTGTTTTCCCGGGTATTCAGGGCGGCCCACTGGAGCATGTGATTGCTGCCAAGGCGGTGGCTTTTGGCGAAGACCTTAGCGATAGTTACAAGAGCTATATGCAACAGGTAAAGAAGAATGCTGCTGTGATGGCTAAAGCATTTATGGATAAAGGTTATAAAGTGATCTCGGGCGGGACTGATAACCACTGCATGTTGATTGACCTTAGAACGAAATTCCCTGATATTACAGGAAAGATGGCCGAGAACACATTGGTAAAAGCGGATATTACCCTAAATAAAAATATGGTTCCCTTTGATTCCCGTTCCCCATTTCAAACTTCAGGAATCAGGGTTGGTACTCCTGCCATTACTACCAGGGGGATTAAAGAAGACCTGATTGTTACCATAGTTGATTTTATTGATGAAATACTGACCAATATTGATGATGAAAAAGTCATCAATCGGGTGCGTGCCCAGGTGAATAAAATGATGGAAAATCTTCCGTTGTTTGCCTATTAG
- a CDS encoding response regulator: MTINKKSYLKKYNWEGKTILVVEDDEASYIFLRELLSGTRAKIVMAQDGRQAMKYCQDEQPDLVLLDIKIPFINGFDVLKKLKKKYPQLPVIAQTAFSSVEYEQQCIEAGFDRYLSKPLQGDLLLKTLHSILFP; the protein is encoded by the coding sequence ATGACTATCAATAAAAAAAGTTATTTAAAAAAATACAATTGGGAAGGTAAAACAATCCTTGTTGTTGAAGACGACGAGGCAAGTTATATCTTTTTACGGGAGTTATTGAGCGGTACCCGGGCAAAAATAGTGATGGCCCAAGATGGGCGTCAAGCTATGAAATATTGTCAGGATGAGCAACCTGACCTGGTGCTGCTGGATATCAAAATACCTTTTATCAATGGCTTTGATGTCCTTAAAAAATTGAAGAAGAAATATCCACAATTGCCGGTAATAGCGCAAACTGCGTTTAGTTCCGTAGAATATGAACAGCAATGTATTGAGGCAGGTTTCGACAGGTATTTATCCAAGCCTTTGCAAGGAGATTTGTTGCTGAAAACGCTCCATTCCATTTTATTCCCGTAA
- a CDS encoding pitrilysin family protein — protein sequence MIDIKKFTLENGLRIIVNPDKTTPLVAMNILYDVGSKDEEPEKTGFAHLFEHLMFGGSQNIPSYDEPLQLAGGENNAFTTTDITNYYLVVPKENIETGFWLESDRMLSLAFSEKNLEVQRNVVMEEFKQRYLNQPYGDVWLLLRPMVYKVHPYRWPTIGKKMEHIQNASLNDVKDFFFKFYAPNNAILSVSGNVEPDELLRLSKKWFLPIEHRPTPRRNLPEEPRQTEARSLTVERDVPFDAIYKAYHTCKRNDPDFYATDLISDILANGNSSRLYQSLIKEQKLFSEIDAYITADIDNGLFYIKGKIMKGVSIEKAETAIEQELEKITGDLVSDYELGKVKNRVESSQVLSQINALNKAMLLAYQELLGGAEKINEEIDHYRAVQKEDIRTVARKIFQLSNCSTLYYLSKK from the coding sequence ATGATTGATATCAAAAAATTCACACTTGAAAATGGACTGAGAATAATCGTCAACCCGGATAAGACTACTCCGTTGGTTGCCATGAATATTCTCTATGATGTGGGGTCGAAAGACGAGGAACCGGAGAAAACGGGGTTTGCGCACCTCTTTGAACACCTGATGTTTGGAGGATCTCAGAATATCCCTTCGTATGATGAGCCTTTGCAACTTGCCGGAGGCGAAAATAATGCATTCACCACCACGGATATCACCAATTATTATCTGGTAGTACCTAAAGAAAATATTGAAACCGGTTTCTGGCTCGAATCCGACCGCATGCTGAGCCTGGCCTTCTCGGAAAAAAACCTGGAGGTTCAACGGAATGTGGTCATGGAAGAATTTAAGCAAAGATATCTGAACCAGCCTTATGGGGATGTGTGGCTTTTGCTCAGGCCTATGGTTTATAAAGTTCATCCTTACCGCTGGCCAACCATAGGGAAAAAAATGGAACATATACAAAATGCTTCCCTGAATGATGTGAAAGATTTCTTCTTTAAATTTTATGCGCCCAACAATGCCATCCTTTCGGTTTCAGGCAATGTTGAGCCCGACGAACTTCTCAGGTTGAGCAAAAAATGGTTTCTGCCCATAGAGCACCGCCCCACACCCAGGCGTAATTTACCGGAAGAGCCCAGGCAAACAGAGGCACGCAGTTTGACCGTAGAACGGGACGTTCCCTTCGATGCCATTTATAAAGCTTATCACACCTGCAAAAGAAACGATCCCGACTTTTACGCTACCGACCTGATTTCGGATATCCTTGCAAATGGGAATTCTTCCCGGCTTTATCAGTCGCTTATCAAAGAGCAAAAACTCTTCAGTGAGATCGATGCATACATCACTGCAGATATAGACAATGGATTATTCTATATCAAGGGGAAAATCATGAAAGGGGTGAGTATAGAAAAGGCCGAAACAGCAATAGAACAGGAACTGGAAAAAATCACCGGTGACCTTGTCAGCGATTATGAATTGGGAAAAGTGAAAAACAGGGTTGAATCCTCACAGGTACTTTCTCAAATCAATGCCTTAAACAAGGCTATGCTGCTGGCATACCAGGAACTGTTGGGAGGTGCCGAAAAAATCAATGAAGAAATCGACCATTACCGGGCTGTTCAAAAAGAAGATATCAGAACTGTTGCCCGGAAAATATTTCAATTATCCAATTGCTCTACGCTCTATTACTTATCGAAAAAATAA
- a CDS encoding pitrilysin family protein produces MDRLIPPDYKTIEKIDIAKAQESRLENEVPVYIINAGEQDVVKIDFIFQAGNWFEPAPLIAYFTNAMLNEGTLHYTSREIAEKFDFLGSFYQNNIDLDFASISIISLNKHLEETLCLVEEIIKYPAFLENELQILLHKRKQQFLIDAAKVQNLAKFKFSQSLFGKSNPYGRYIVSEDFDHVTTGHLADFHRTFYCAENCKIIASGKADETVFKSLDAHFGSKSWCSNKAIQFPNIKFDGGQPGQYCIEKKDAVQSAIRIGKVLFNRTHPDFIGMQVLNTVIGGYFGSRLMKNIREEKGYTYGISSLLISLKNSGFWLIVSEIGNKYTFPAISEIYKEIEKLQYEKISSEELNLVKNYLLGDILRMFDGPFSNSESFRSILEYGLNPDYYENVIQTVKNISPEQLQQLAVNYLDKDSLVEVVAGKI; encoded by the coding sequence ATGGATCGTCTGATTCCACCGGATTATAAGACTATTGAGAAAATAGATATTGCCAAAGCTCAGGAATCACGCCTGGAAAACGAAGTCCCTGTATATATCATCAATGCTGGCGAACAGGATGTGGTTAAGATCGATTTCATCTTTCAGGCCGGCAACTGGTTTGAACCTGCCCCGCTTATTGCATATTTTACCAATGCTATGCTTAATGAAGGGACCCTGCATTATACGTCCCGGGAGATAGCAGAAAAATTCGACTTCCTGGGCTCCTTCTACCAGAACAATATTGATCTGGACTTTGCCTCAATCAGCATCATAAGCCTCAACAAACACCTGGAAGAAACACTTTGCCTCGTGGAAGAAATAATAAAATACCCGGCTTTCCTGGAAAATGAACTTCAGATTTTATTACACAAAAGGAAACAACAGTTCCTGATTGATGCAGCAAAAGTGCAAAACCTTGCAAAATTCAAGTTTTCCCAATCTTTATTTGGGAAAAGCAATCCCTATGGCCGTTATATCGTTTCTGAAGATTTCGACCATGTGACAACCGGACATCTTGCCGACTTCCACCGTACATTTTATTGTGCAGAAAACTGCAAGATTATTGCATCGGGTAAAGCAGATGAAACAGTTTTTAAGTCACTTGATGCCCATTTCGGCTCCAAAAGCTGGTGCTCGAACAAGGCGATTCAATTCCCCAATATTAAATTTGATGGCGGACAACCCGGTCAATATTGTATTGAGAAAAAAGATGCAGTACAATCGGCCATCAGAATAGGTAAAGTACTTTTTAACCGCACACACCCTGATTTTATCGGAATGCAGGTTTTAAATACTGTCATTGGCGGCTATTTCGGTTCAAGGTTAATGAAAAATATCCGGGAAGAAAAAGGCTATACCTACGGAATCAGCTCCCTGCTCATTTCTCTGAAAAACTCAGGATTCTGGTTAATTGTCTCGGAAATTGGGAATAAATATACCTTCCCGGCTATCTCTGAAATTTATAAGGAAATTGAAAAATTGCAATATGAAAAAATCTCTTCCGAAGAACTAAACCTGGTAAAAAATTATCTCCTGGGGGATATTCTCCGGATGTTTGACGGGCCGTTTTCCAATTCAGAGAGTTTTCGATCGATTCTCGAATATGGATTGAATCCGGATTACTACGAAAATGTCATCCAGACCGTAAAAAACATCAGTCCTGAACAATTACAGCAACTTGCGGTGAATTATCTGGATAAAGACAGCCTGGTTGAGGTTGTAGCCGGCAAAATATAA